A genomic window from Brevibacillus agri includes:
- a CDS encoding bifunctional 3-deoxy-7-phosphoheptulonate synthase/chorismate mutase produces MAHDQIETMRKQIDEINLQILDLINQRATLVQELGKEKEKQGSSRFDPERERQMLNLIVENNKGPFNDSTVRHLFKQIFQVSLELQNEDKKKVLLVSRKKKAEDTVITVKGVEFGGKSPILIAGPCSVESYEQVRAVAENHAKRGLRTLRGGAYKPRTSPYDFQGLGVEGLKILKRIGDEFNLVTISEIVTPADLEMAAEYIDVIQIGARNMQNFELLKAAGRVNKPILLKRGLAATIEEFIYAAEYIVSEGNAQVMLCERGIRTYEKATRNTLDISAVPLLKQETHLPVFVDVTHSTGRRDLLLPCAKAGFAIGSDGVMVEVHPDPDVALSDAKQQLNIPQFNEFVDELLASGLYKGEVVAARG; encoded by the coding sequence ATGGCACACGACCAAATTGAAACCATGCGCAAGCAGATAGACGAAATCAATCTGCAAATCTTGGATTTAATCAACCAGCGGGCGACATTGGTGCAAGAGCTGGGCAAAGAAAAGGAAAAGCAGGGCAGCAGCCGCTTCGATCCTGAGCGCGAGCGCCAAATGCTCAACCTGATCGTGGAAAACAACAAAGGTCCGTTCAACGACAGCACAGTCCGCCACCTGTTCAAGCAAATTTTCCAAGTATCTTTGGAACTGCAAAACGAAGACAAGAAAAAAGTACTGCTGGTCAGCCGCAAGAAAAAAGCGGAAGACACCGTGATTACGGTAAAAGGCGTCGAGTTCGGCGGAAAGAGTCCGATCCTGATCGCTGGCCCTTGCTCCGTAGAAAGCTACGAGCAAGTGAGAGCTGTCGCGGAGAACCACGCGAAGCGCGGTCTGAGAACATTGCGCGGCGGCGCATACAAGCCTCGTACGTCTCCATACGACTTCCAAGGTCTTGGCGTAGAAGGTTTGAAAATCTTGAAGCGCATCGGGGACGAGTTCAACCTCGTAACCATCAGCGAAATCGTGACGCCTGCCGATCTGGAAATGGCTGCCGAGTACATCGACGTCATCCAAATCGGTGCGCGCAACATGCAAAACTTCGAATTGCTGAAAGCAGCGGGCCGCGTGAACAAGCCTATCCTGCTCAAGCGCGGCTTGGCGGCAACGATCGAGGAATTCATCTACGCAGCCGAGTACATCGTCTCCGAAGGCAATGCGCAAGTGATGTTGTGTGAGCGCGGTATCCGCACTTACGAAAAAGCGACGCGCAACACGCTCGACATCTCGGCTGTGCCGCTGCTCAAGCAGGAAACGCACTTGCCAGTATTCGTCGATGTGACACACTCCACTGGCCGCCGCGACCTGTTGCTGCCTTGCGCCAAAGCAGGATTTGCAATCGGCTCCGACGGCGTCATGGTCGAGGTTCACCCGGACCCTGACGTAGCGCTGTCCGATGCGAAGCAACAGCTCAACATTCCTCAATTCAACGAGTTCGTGGACGAATTGCTCGCTTCCGGCCTGTACAAAGGCGAAGTCGTAGCTGCAAGAGGATAA
- a CDS encoding metal-sensitive transcriptional regulator: MNDRDHCCSSDRATVRPDKIKSNLVSRLNRVEGQIRGIRGMVEKDVYCDDILNQIAAVQSALNAVGKMLLEGHMKSCVIERIQQGDSEVIDELLKTMNKLMK; this comes from the coding sequence ATGAATGATCGTGACCACTGCTGCTCGTCTGATCGCGCCACCGTGCGGCCTGATAAAATCAAATCGAATCTCGTCTCCCGGCTCAACCGGGTCGAGGGGCAAATTCGCGGGATACGCGGGATGGTGGAAAAGGACGTCTACTGCGACGACATTCTCAACCAGATCGCGGCTGTGCAGTCCGCCTTGAATGCCGTGGGCAAAATGCTGCTGGAAGGACACATGAAAAGCTGTGTCATCGAGCGCATCCAGCAAGGCGATAGCGAAGTAATTGACGAGCTTTTGAAAACGATGAACAAACTAATGAAATAA
- the ccpA gene encoding catabolite control protein A, with translation MPVTIYDVAREAGVSMATVSRVVNGNPNVKPLTRKKVLAAIERLGYRPNAVARGLASKKTTTVGVIIPDISSLFFSELARGIEDIATMYKYNIILCNSDQRMEKELQLINTLLEKQVDGLLFLGAEIKEDHLQALTSTSVPTVLAATRDADNVLPSVSIDHFQAAYDATEALVSRGHKRIAMIAGPPNDPLNGLMRYEGYKKALKDGGIELDEELVATGNYFYESGLSTTKAFLALSEPPTAIFAANDEMAIGAIHAIQDSGLNVPGDIEVIGHDNIRLVEMVRPRLTSVVQPMYDIGAVAMRLLTKYMNNENVEEHVVLLPHRIEYRESTKPQQA, from the coding sequence ATGCCGGTTACAATCTACGACGTGGCAAGAGAAGCGGGGGTTTCGATGGCGACCGTCTCCCGTGTCGTCAACGGAAATCCGAACGTAAAGCCGTTGACCCGAAAAAAGGTACTGGCTGCAATTGAACGTCTGGGGTATCGACCCAATGCCGTTGCCCGCGGTCTCGCCAGCAAAAAAACAACAACCGTCGGTGTCATCATCCCGGATATCTCCAGTTTGTTTTTTTCCGAATTGGCGCGAGGGATTGAAGACATTGCTACCATGTACAAGTACAACATTATCCTCTGCAACTCTGACCAGCGGATGGAAAAGGAGCTGCAGCTCATCAATACGCTGCTCGAAAAGCAGGTGGACGGGCTGTTGTTCCTGGGAGCGGAGATCAAGGAGGACCATTTGCAGGCATTGACCAGCACGTCGGTGCCGACGGTTCTGGCTGCGACCCGCGATGCGGACAACGTGCTGCCGTCGGTGAGCATCGACCACTTCCAGGCTGCCTACGACGCGACAGAAGCGCTTGTTTCTCGCGGCCACAAGCGGATCGCGATGATCGCGGGTCCGCCTAACGACCCGCTCAACGGCCTGATGCGCTACGAAGGGTACAAAAAGGCGCTGAAGGACGGCGGCATCGAGCTGGACGAGGAACTGGTGGCGACAGGCAACTACTTCTACGAGTCAGGCTTGTCGACGACGAAGGCATTTCTTGCTCTGTCCGAGCCGCCAACGGCGATTTTCGCCGCCAACGACGAAATGGCGATTGGCGCAATCCACGCCATCCAGGACTCCGGCCTGAACGTGCCGGGCGATATTGAAGTCATCGGCCACGACAACATCCGCCTCGTGGAAATGGTGCGTCCGCGCCTGACTTCCGTGGTGCAGCCAATGTACGATATCGGGGCCGTGGCGATGCGCCTGTTGACGAAGTACATGAACAACGAAAACGTGGAAGAGCACGTGGTGCTGCTGCCGCACCGGATCGAGTATCGGGAGAGCACGAAGCCACAGCAGGCGTAA
- a CDS encoding 5'-methylthioadenosine/adenosylhomocysteine nucleosidase, producing MRYGIIGAMDEEIALYLEAMEQTATTVKAGVTYYTGKMEGKEVVLCKSGVGKVNAAVTTQILIDQFQVERVIFTGVAGAVHPELNIGDIVVSTDCLQHDIDVTPLGFAPGQIPFTEQWTWQADQELMQQAIEAGKELEAGVQVVSGRILSGDQFVASREKVQWLYEQFGAHCTEMEGAAVGQVCAMNGVPFVVVRSMSDKADGSAHVNFVEFTKLASQRSYAIVRNMLIASTGAAQPGVIVYSTKNCVDCDMVKQWLTAKGISFEVRDVMTSRAYQEEVERFGFMGVPVTVVGDKAVKGFAPAELEALVQK from the coding sequence ATGCGGTACGGAATTATCGGCGCCATGGATGAAGAAATTGCGCTGTACCTGGAAGCGATGGAACAGACGGCTACGACCGTCAAAGCCGGAGTGACCTACTATACGGGCAAGATGGAAGGAAAAGAAGTCGTGCTGTGCAAATCGGGCGTCGGCAAGGTCAACGCTGCGGTCACGACGCAAATCTTGATCGACCAGTTCCAGGTGGAACGAGTCATTTTTACAGGGGTGGCCGGAGCGGTTCACCCGGAATTGAACATTGGTGATATCGTCGTCTCGACAGATTGCCTCCAGCACGATATCGACGTGACGCCGCTCGGCTTTGCCCCAGGGCAAATTCCTTTTACCGAGCAGTGGACGTGGCAAGCCGACCAAGAGCTGATGCAGCAGGCGATCGAAGCGGGCAAGGAGTTGGAAGCAGGCGTCCAGGTCGTGAGCGGCCGTATTTTGTCCGGCGACCAGTTCGTGGCGAGCCGGGAAAAAGTGCAATGGCTGTATGAGCAGTTCGGCGCTCACTGCACAGAGATGGAAGGGGCCGCGGTCGGACAAGTATGTGCGATGAACGGCGTGCCGTTTGTCGTGGTGCGCTCCATGTCCGACAAGGCAGACGGCTCTGCGCACGTCAATTTTGTCGAGTTTACGAAGCTCGCCTCGCAGCGCTCGTACGCGATTGTCCGCAACATGCTGATCGCCTCCACAGGCGCGGCGCAACCGGGAGTGATCGTCTACTCGACGAAAAACTGCGTCGATTGCGACATGGTCAAGCAATGGCTGACGGCAAAAGGCATTTCCTTCGAAGTGCGCGACGTCATGACCAGCCGCGCTTACCAGGAGGAAGTCGAGCGCTTTGGCTTCATGGGCGTTCCGGTGACAGTCGTCGGCGACAAAGCGGTCAAAGGCTTTGCACCGGCTGAGTTGGAAGCACTTGTGCAAAAATAG
- a CDS encoding acetoin utilization protein AcuC has protein sequence MSRNARLIYSPDYTKYYFHDDHPFNQRRLLLMHDLMSSYGLLTESDLLAPRMATDDELALVHDRRYIEFVREQGHSEAELPQAMSYGLGTEDVPCFRNMHESAALIVGGTLNAVDAVMQGEAAHAFNPAGGLHHAFRGRASGFCIYNDCSVAIAYLRKHWNARVMYIDTDAHHGDGVQWAFYDDPNVLTVSIHETGKYLFPGTGNLSERGDGSGYGFSVNVPLDAFTEDDSFLEVYEELVAKLAHGFKPDVILTQNGCDAHTFDPLTHLSCSMKIYQSIPRLAHRLAHEYCDGRWIAVGGGGYDIWRVVPRAWTLLWSEMSDQPLEDGDLPPGWLQRWQPQTDLQLPLRLFDEPFPAIPRRAEITEKNRITLERAILYAPTGAGK, from the coding sequence GTGAGCCGGAACGCTCGTCTGATCTACTCCCCCGACTACACGAAGTATTACTTTCACGATGACCACCCGTTTAATCAGCGCCGTCTGCTGCTCATGCACGATCTGATGAGCAGCTACGGCCTGCTCACAGAGTCAGACTTGCTGGCGCCGCGCATGGCAACGGACGACGAGCTCGCCCTCGTCCACGACAGGCGCTACATCGAGTTCGTCCGCGAGCAGGGGCACAGCGAAGCAGAGCTGCCGCAGGCGATGAGCTACGGCCTTGGCACCGAGGACGTCCCCTGTTTTCGGAATATGCACGAATCGGCTGCCCTCATTGTCGGAGGGACGCTGAATGCCGTCGATGCTGTCATGCAAGGAGAGGCAGCGCACGCCTTCAATCCGGCGGGCGGGCTGCACCACGCTTTTCGCGGACGCGCTTCCGGCTTTTGCATCTACAACGACTGCTCCGTCGCCATCGCCTATTTGCGCAAGCATTGGAATGCCCGCGTCATGTACATCGACACGGATGCGCATCATGGCGACGGCGTCCAATGGGCGTTTTACGATGATCCTAATGTCCTGACCGTTTCCATCCATGAGACGGGAAAATACCTGTTTCCAGGAACGGGCAATCTGTCGGAACGCGGGGATGGAAGCGGTTACGGATTTTCCGTCAATGTCCCGCTCGACGCCTTCACGGAAGACGATTCGTTTTTGGAGGTATACGAGGAGCTGGTAGCCAAGCTGGCGCACGGCTTCAAGCCGGACGTGATCTTGACGCAAAACGGCTGCGATGCGCATACGTTTGATCCGCTGACGCACCTCTCCTGCTCGATGAAAATTTACCAGTCGATTCCCCGGCTTGCCCATCGGCTCGCCCATGAGTATTGCGACGGCCGCTGGATCGCGGTAGGCGGCGGGGGCTACGACATTTGGCGGGTCGTGCCGCGAGCGTGGACGCTGCTTTGGAGCGAAATGAGCGATCAGCCGCTGGAAGACGGCGACCTGCCGCCCGGCTGGCTTCAGCGCTGGCAGCCGCAGACTGATTTGCAGTTGCCGCTGCGCCTGTTTGACGAACCGTTTCCGGCGATTCCCCGCCGGGCGGAGATTACCGAAAAAAACCGGATTACTCTGGAGCGGGCAATTCTGTACGCGCCGACTGGAGCAGGCAAATGA
- a CDS encoding CBS and ACT domain-containing protein: MRVEDIMRKNVVSIQPATTIGESLLLLRANRIRHLPVIENDMLVGIVSDRDLRDALPSRLLTHDDDDTVLHKPVADIMQKQVITAHPLDFIEDAALQIYEHKIGSLPIVEGSRLVGIVTESDMFSSLIELFGVNKPSSHIEVEVEDRVGMLAEVSQVFREAQVNVTSVIVFPGKNPGKKNLVFRVQTIDPRVVTQLLLQRGFDVIGPTDGGVLL; the protein is encoded by the coding sequence ATGCGCGTAGAAGATATCATGCGAAAAAACGTCGTTTCCATTCAGCCTGCGACTACCATCGGAGAATCCCTACTGCTGCTCAGAGCCAATCGCATCAGGCATTTGCCCGTCATTGAAAATGACATGCTGGTCGGCATCGTCTCAGACCGCGATCTGCGCGATGCCCTTCCCTCCCGCCTGCTTACCCATGATGACGACGACACCGTCCTGCACAAGCCTGTGGCTGACATCATGCAAAAACAGGTCATCACCGCCCACCCGCTTGACTTCATCGAAGACGCCGCCCTGCAAATTTACGAGCATAAAATCGGTTCGCTGCCGATCGTGGAAGGAAGCCGCCTGGTCGGGATTGTGACGGAATCCGACATGTTTTCCAGCCTGATTGAGCTGTTCGGCGTCAACAAGCCCAGCTCCCATATCGAGGTAGAAGTAGAAGATCGCGTCGGCATGCTGGCAGAGGTCAGCCAGGTGTTTCGCGAAGCCCAGGTCAACGTCACCAGCGTCATTGTGTTTCCAGGCAAAAACCCCGGGAAAAAGAACCTGGTCTTCCGCGTCCAGACGATTGATCCGCGCGTCGTGACCCAATTGCTGCTGCAAAGAGGCTTTGACGTCATCGGACCGACAGACGGGGGGGTACTCCTGTGA